From the genome of Anaerolineae bacterium, one region includes:
- the nosD gene encoding nitrous oxide reductase family maturation protein NosD, whose amino-acid sequence MEWPLRLTLSAWILLCWLWPAPVLAALGPWQPLVVSPQGPYTTLTEALAVAQDGDTIEVHGGSYSGPLTVDRRLALIGYNWPVIDGGGRGTVVKLAASGIVFRGFVVRNSGDSLEEENSGIAVEAPEVVVEGNRLEGTLFGIYLSRAHGSLILGNMIQSKDLPLPRRGDAIRIWYSDGVRIEGNTVERGRDAVLWYSEGLVLRGNTLRGGRYGLHFMYCDDALIEGNVITDNSVGVFLMYSRRLHLRRNILAHNRGPSGYGIGLKDMDDVVIEENLLLDNRVGAFLDNSPREIESIGLFRQNVFAFNDIGISLLPSVRRNHFVENSFMENQEQVDVAGGGQLEGDLWTVDGRGNYWSDYAGFDADGDGVGDVPYRAERLFESLMGRHPELRLFLYSPAAQAVDFAARAFPLVKPQPKLTDDRPLMAPVIPEGLPALPQPSRQPLGIASVGLLAVTATLTLLARRTADLLLVRRSSPIIRYPQSEREAMVHVRDLTKRFGPLVAVDRLSFEVMPGEAVALWGPNGAGKTTALRCLLGLLPFEGLVRVGGYEVTLQGKEVRRIIGFVPQELNFYDDLAVRETLCFYARLKKAPLERVDEALERIGLTRHAYKPVKDLSGGMKQRLALAVALLADPPLLVLDEPTANLDARSRQELLAWLGELKAAGKTLIFSSHRLSEVAKLADRVLVLEDGRLVTDCLVREWMESRGRRSSGGLRSDIAGYQSRMASLEGTADTNGTGMVIEQRLLQGGEPG is encoded by the coding sequence ATGGAATGGCCTCTGCGCCTGACTCTGTCCGCATGGATCCTCTTATGCTGGCTCTGGCCGGCGCCGGTGCTGGCTGCTCTAGGGCCATGGCAGCCCCTCGTTGTCTCGCCGCAGGGGCCGTATACAACGCTGACCGAGGCCCTGGCCGTGGCCCAGGACGGCGATACCATCGAGGTGCATGGAGGGAGCTACTCTGGCCCCCTGACCGTTGACCGACGCCTCGCGCTCATCGGCTACAATTGGCCGGTGATTGACGGCGGCGGGCGGGGCACGGTGGTCAAACTGGCCGCGTCGGGCATCGTGTTTCGAGGCTTCGTGGTCCGCAACAGCGGCGACTCGTTAGAGGAGGAGAACTCCGGCATCGCCGTGGAAGCGCCTGAGGTTGTCGTCGAGGGCAATCGGCTGGAAGGGACGCTGTTCGGTATTTACCTGAGCCGCGCCCATGGCAGCTTGATCCTGGGCAATATGATCCAGAGTAAGGACCTGCCCCTGCCACGCCGGGGCGACGCGATCCGCATCTGGTATAGCGACGGCGTGCGCATTGAGGGGAACACGGTGGAGCGTGGCCGGGATGCCGTTCTCTGGTACTCGGAGGGCCTGGTCCTGCGCGGCAACACGCTCCGAGGCGGGCGGTATGGCCTGCACTTCATGTACTGCGACGATGCCTTAATCGAAGGAAACGTCATCACTGACAACTCAGTGGGCGTATTTTTGATGTATAGCCGCCGCCTACACCTGCGCCGCAACATCCTGGCCCATAACCGGGGTCCCAGCGGCTACGGCATCGGCCTCAAGGACATGGACGACGTAGTGATCGAGGAGAACCTGCTGTTGGATAACCGCGTGGGGGCCTTCCTGGACAACTCGCCGCGGGAGATCGAGAGCATCGGCTTGTTCCGCCAAAACGTATTCGCCTTCAACGATATCGGCATCAGCCTACTGCCGTCGGTACGTCGCAACCATTTTGTGGAGAATAGCTTCATGGAGAACCAGGAACAGGTAGACGTGGCCGGCGGCGGGCAACTGGAAGGAGACCTGTGGACGGTGGACGGGCGCGGCAATTACTGGAGCGACTATGCCGGTTTTGACGCGGACGGCGATGGAGTGGGAGATGTGCCCTACCGGGCCGAGCGGTTGTTCGAGAGCCTGATGGGTCGGCATCCGGAGCTGAGGTTGTTCCTCTACAGCCCAGCGGCCCAGGCGGTGGACTTTGCCGCTCGCGCGTTCCCACTGGTCAAGCCACAGCCGAAGTTGACCGATGACCGCCCGTTGATGGCGCCGGTGATCCCAGAGGGGCTTCCTGCACTGCCTCAACCCTCACGCCAGCCGCTGGGGATCGCCTCAGTCGGCCTGCTGGCGGTGACGGCGACGTTGACCCTCCTCGCGCGCCGCACGGCTGACCTTCTCCTCGTCCGCCGTTCGTCGCCCATCATCCGTTACCCCCAGTCAGAACGGGAGGCTATGGTACATGTGCGCGATCTGACCAAGCGGTTTGGCCCTCTGGTGGCCGTGGATCGCCTTTCGTTCGAGGTCATGCCAGGTGAGGCAGTGGCACTCTGGGGGCCGAACGGCGCCGGTAAGACGACGGCACTGCGCTGTTTGCTCGGCCTCTTGCCGTTTGAAGGCCTGGTCCGGGTAGGCGGCTATGAAGTCACACTCCAGGGCAAGGAAGTGCGCCGGATAATAGGGTTTGTCCCCCAGGAACTCAACTTCTATGATGACCTGGCGGTGCGCGAGACCTTGTGCTTCTATGCTCGCCTGAAAAAGGCGCCTCTGGAGCGGGTGGACGAGGCCTTGGAGCGCATCGGCCTGACGAGGCACGCCTACAAGCCGGTGAAAGACCTGTCGGGAGGGATGAAACAGCGCCTGGCCCTGGCCGTGGCCTTGCTGGCCGACCCGCCCTTGCTGGTGCTCGACGAGCCGACGGCCAACCTGGATGCGCGCTCGCGCCAGGAGCTCCTGGCATGGTTGGGAGAGCTTAAAGCTGCCGGCAAGACCCTGATCTTCTCCTCGCATCGGCTGAGCGAAGTGGCCAAGCTAGCTGACCGCGTCTTGGTCTTAGAGGATGGGCGGCTGGTGACGGACTGCCTGGTGCGCGAATGGATGGAGTCCAGGGGCCGGAGATCCAGTGGAGGCTTGAGATCGGACATAGCAGGGTATCAGAGCCGTATGGCCTCACTAGAGGGCACGGCGGACACGAACGGCACCGGTATGGTGATCGAACAGCGCTTGCTGCAAGGGGGAGAGCCTGGATAA